The following proteins are encoded in a genomic region of Clostridium kluyveri:
- a CDS encoding exonuclease SbcCD subunit D, with amino-acid sequence MRILHTSDWHLGKSLEGHSRMEEQEAFLEDFINIVQKNHVDLVIIAGDIYDNANPPARAEKIFYHTLKKLSSKGERLTLIIAGNHDNPDRLVAAGPLARDHGIIMMGTPKSIVPRGDYGNNKVINSGQGFIEIELNKEKAIIIAVPYPSEKRLNEVLYNSMEEEKEQIKSYNDRIKKLFYNLSKNYREDTINILVSHLFTLGSDQAGSERNVQLGGSFIVNKDCFPENAQYIALGHIHKPQIVPGTNGKARYSGSPIQYNKKEINFKKKCFIVDVEAGKECNVQEIELKVYKPIEVWKCSSIEDAIERCTKNKDRNCWVYLEVVTDRFIREDEIKLMKTTKRDIIEIVPKIEDSSSRNIDIHDFSHKSFEEIFREFYFKERKVEPQSEVIDLLLSIMKEEKEDETYQSENKRIK; translated from the coding sequence ATGAGAATTTTACATACTTCCGACTGGCACCTTGGAAAAAGTTTGGAAGGCCACAGTCGTATGGAGGAACAGGAGGCATTTCTTGAAGATTTTATAAATATAGTCCAGAAGAATCATGTAGATTTGGTAATTATCGCAGGAGATATTTATGATAATGCAAATCCACCTGCAAGGGCTGAAAAAATATTTTACCACACATTAAAAAAGTTATCCTCAAAAGGAGAAAGGTTGACCCTGATTATCGCAGGAAATCATGATAATCCTGACAGATTAGTGGCGGCAGGACCTCTCGCTAGAGATCATGGTATCATAATGATGGGAACTCCAAAATCCATAGTACCCCGGGGTGATTACGGAAATAACAAAGTAATAAATTCCGGCCAGGGTTTTATTGAAATTGAGCTAAATAAAGAAAAGGCCATAATTATAGCAGTACCTTATCCCAGTGAAAAGAGATTGAATGAAGTTTTATACAATAGTATGGAAGAAGAAAAAGAACAAATAAAATCATACAATGACAGAATTAAAAAATTATTTTATAACTTAAGTAAAAATTATAGAGAAGACACTATAAATATTCTCGTTTCTCACTTGTTCACTCTAGGAAGTGACCAAGCCGGCTCTGAGAGAAATGTACAGCTTGGTGGAAGTTTTATTGTAAATAAAGATTGTTTTCCTGAAAATGCACAGTATATAGCCCTGGGTCATATCCATAAACCTCAAATAGTACCAGGAACTAATGGAAAGGCCAGATATTCCGGTTCACCTATTCAATATAATAAAAAAGAAATCAATTTTAAGAAAAAGTGTTTTATTGTAGATGTAGAGGCTGGGAAGGAGTGTAATGTCCAGGAAATTGAACTCAAGGTGTATAAACCCATAGAAGTCTGGAAATGCAGCAGCATTGAAGATGCCATAGAAAGATGTACTAAGAACAAGGATAGAAACTGTTGGGTCTATTTAGAGGTAGTTACAGATAGGTTTATAAGGGAAGATGAAATAAAGCTTATGAAAACTACAAAAAGGGACATAATTGAAATTGTACCAAAAATAGAAGATAGTTCTTCTAGAAATATAGATATACATGATTTTTCCCATAAATCCTTTGAAGAAATTTTTAGAGAATTCTACTTTAAAGAAAGAAAAGTAGAGCCTCAATCAGAGGTAATAGATTTATTATTGTCTATTATGAAGGAGGAAAAAGAGGATGAAACCTATCAGTCTGAAAATAAAAGGATTAAATAG
- a CDS encoding SEC-C metal-binding domain-containing protein — MSLYKDWTDMVVDFVKTNGENAFWKQYGTIEKNIYTKILCEHGNLLEGTIEELAEKFETSTIYFMGFLDGVNTSLDVPLELDDLEESSKINISINFEKLYYNMLDSKADYLYKLSQWNSIFSSEKRKEIRKKWLNSKTIVNKNRVGRNDPCPCGSGKKYKHCCGNK; from the coding sequence ATGAGTTTGTATAAAGATTGGACAGATATGGTTGTAGACTTCGTAAAAACTAACGGAGAAAATGCATTTTGGAAACAATATGGCACAATTGAAAAAAATATTTATACAAAAATATTATGTGAGCATGGAAATTTATTGGAGGGAACCATAGAAGAACTAGCAGAAAAATTTGAAACCTCAACAATATATTTTATGGGTTTTCTAGATGGTGTGAATACTAGCTTAGATGTTCCTCTTGAACTAGATGATTTGGAAGAAAGCTCTAAGATCAATATAAGTATTAATTTTGAAAAATTGTACTATAATATGCTAGATTCAAAAGCAGATTATTTATATAAGCTTTCTCAATGGAATTCTATATTCTCCAGTGAAAAAAGAAAAGAAATCCGTAAAAAATGGCTTAATTCTAAAACAATAGTAAATAAAAATAGAGTAGGTAGAAATGATCCTTGTCCCTGTGGAAGCGGCAAAAAATATAAACACTGCTGTGGAAATAAATGA
- a CDS encoding CxxH/CxxC protein — protein MPEKNKYCCIEHIDISFDDFILDNETFPYLISTENHKCTYCDKEAKYILKLKP, from the coding sequence ATGCCAGAAAAAAATAAATACTGCTGCATTGAACATATAGATATATCTTTTGATGATTTTATATTAGACAATGAAACTTTTCCCTATTTAATAAGTACTGAGAACCACAAATGCACTTATTGTGATAAGGAAGCTAAATACATTTTAAAATTGAAACCTTAA
- a CDS encoding GerMN domain-containing protein, translating to MKKFFIIFLCFIITFSILILSACDKKDNLSINNNEKEKIIALSKETDNLLDLNIYFNSSKDPNTVEISKESRIIKKDELFAETIINELIKGPSVKSNLTPILPKNTRIISMSIKDNIAYLNLSEEANIEMTSIKEETCLKSIVFSLTQISTINKVKISINNKDSDIWSNNFDLSKPIGKDDIENARKK from the coding sequence ATGAAAAAATTTTTTATTATATTTCTATGCTTTATAATTACATTTTCTATTTTAATATTATCTGCTTGTGACAAAAAGGACAATTTAAGTATAAACAATAATGAAAAAGAAAAAATTATAGCTCTTTCAAAAGAGACAGATAACCTTTTGGATTTAAATATTTATTTTAATTCTTCTAAAGATCCAAATACAGTTGAAATATCTAAAGAAAGCCGCATAATAAAAAAAGATGAATTATTTGCAGAAACCATAATAAATGAATTGATAAAAGGTCCCTCTGTTAAAAGTAACCTGACTCCCATACTTCCTAAAAATACTAGAATCATAAGCATGTCAATAAAAGATAATATTGCTTATTTAAATTTAAGCGAAGAAGCCAACATTGAAATGACCTCAATTAAAGAAGAAACTTGTTTAAAAAGTATAGTTTTTTCCCTTACACAAATTTCGACTATAAACAAAGTTAAAATTTCCATAAATAATAAAGATTCAGATATTTGGAGTAATAATTTTGACTTATCGAAACCTATTGGAAAGGACGATATTGAAAATGCCAGAAAAAAATAA
- a CDS encoding MBL fold metallo-hydrolase: protein MIFCPLYSGSSGNSTFLASDNTKILVDAGLSGKNIETALLKIGFNPKEIDAILVTHEHTDHIKGVGVLSRKYNIPIYANALTWKCMSKHIGKIKEHNIKVIYNNHISIKDMDITSFSTSHDAVDPYGYAIDCKNKRACVATDLGFISDEIEYILKDSDVILLESNHDVEMLKFGPYPYDLKRRILSKIGHLSNDDCGKAILNIINNKFKKIILGHLSKTNNYPELAYQTVINTLIEAGVKLNMDVTISMARRDKPSNYIKFK from the coding sequence ATGATTTTTTGTCCTTTATACAGTGGAAGCAGTGGAAACAGCACCTTTTTAGCATCAGATAACACCAAAATTCTAGTAGATGCAGGTCTTTCAGGTAAAAATATAGAAACTGCCCTTTTAAAAATCGGCTTCAATCCAAAGGAGATAGATGCTATACTTGTTACACACGAACACACTGATCACATCAAAGGAGTAGGAGTTTTATCTAGAAAATATAATATACCTATTTATGCAAATGCTCTTACCTGGAAATGTATGTCAAAACATATTGGGAAAATAAAAGAACATAATATAAAAGTAATTTATAATAATCACATAAGTATAAAAGATATGGACATAACAAGCTTTAGTACATCTCATGATGCTGTAGATCCTTACGGCTATGCTATCGATTGTAAAAATAAAAGGGCCTGTGTAGCAACAGATTTGGGATTTATTTCAGATGAAATTGAATATATTTTAAAAGACTCCGATGTAATACTTCTAGAAAGCAATCATGATGTTGAGATGTTAAAATTCGGACCATATCCCTATGATCTAAAAAGACGAATTCTAAGCAAAATAGGACATCTATCTAATGATGACTGTGGAAAAGCTATATTAAATATTATAAATAACAAATTTAAAAAAATTATTTTGGGACATCTAAGTAAAACAAATAATTATCCTGAACTAGCATACCAGACCGTAATAAATACTTTAATTGAAGCTGGTGTAAAATTAAATATGGATGTAACTATATCTATGGCAAGACGTGATAAACCCAGTAATTATATAAAATTTAAATAG
- a CDS encoding UDP-N-acetylglucosamine 1-carboxyvinyltransferase encodes MNKLVINGGNPLSGSIEINGAKNAAVAILPASILASSGICSIDNIPDIEDVHCIEKILKSLGCKVKTGKNLVVIDSTTINKIDADTDDVRKMRASYYLIGALLARFKKARVELPGGCPIGVRPIDQHIKGFEALGAKVEIKHGCVSVSAEKLIGTSIFFDVVSVGATINVMLAATLAEGITTLENVAKEPHVVDVANFLNSMGANIKGAGTEIIRVVGVKELKGCSYSVIPDQIEAGTYMIAAAACGGEVIIENVIPKHLESISAKLIEMGVEIIENGDSITVKSKGRLKGINIKTQPYPGFPTDVQQPLSALLTVAEGRSIINESIWESRFKHIDELKKMGANIKVEGRIAIIDGVDKLSGAIVKATDLRAGAAMVIAGLIADGTTEVLSIDHIDRGYPNIEDKFKALGANIKRVSYVE; translated from the coding sequence ATGAATAAATTAGTAATTAATGGCGGAAATCCTCTTTCCGGTTCTATAGAGATTAACGGTGCTAAAAATGCTGCCGTTGCAATATTACCAGCATCAATACTAGCCAGCAGTGGTATATGTTCCATTGATAATATACCTGACATAGAAGATGTGCATTGTATAGAAAAAATCTTAAAAAGCTTAGGCTGCAAGGTGAAAACTGGCAAAAACTTAGTAGTTATAGACAGTACCACCATAAATAAAATAGATGCAGATACTGATGATGTGAGAAAAATGCGAGCTTCTTATTACCTTATAGGTGCACTGCTTGCCAGATTTAAAAAGGCAAGGGTTGAACTACCCGGAGGATGTCCTATAGGAGTACGACCTATAGATCAACATATAAAAGGTTTTGAAGCATTAGGTGCCAAAGTAGAAATCAAACATGGCTGTGTGTCGGTAAGTGCTGAAAAATTAATTGGCACAAGTATATTTTTTGATGTAGTAAGTGTAGGTGCCACTATAAATGTGATGTTAGCCGCTACCCTAGCAGAAGGAATAACAACCCTTGAGAATGTAGCAAAAGAACCCCATGTAGTAGATGTAGCAAACTTTTTAAACAGTATGGGAGCAAATATTAAAGGTGCAGGTACTGAAATAATACGTGTGGTAGGAGTAAAGGAATTAAAAGGATGTTCCTACAGTGTTATACCAGATCAAATAGAAGCAGGTACATATATGATTGCAGCTGCCGCTTGTGGTGGAGAAGTAATAATAGAAAATGTTATACCTAAACACTTAGAGTCCATATCTGCAAAACTCATAGAAATGGGCGTTGAAATAATAGAAAATGGCGATTCTATAACTGTGAAATCCAAGGGGAGATTAAAAGGTATAAACATAAAAACCCAACCCTATCCGGGTTTCCCTACTGACGTACAACAACCTTTAAGTGCTCTTCTAACAGTTGCAGAAGGAAGAAGTATTATAAATGAAAGTATATGGGAAAGTAGATTTAAACACATAGATGAATTAAAAAAAATGGGTGCAAATATTAAAGTAGAAGGAAGAATTGCTATTATAGATGGTGTAGATAAACTCAGTGGAGCTATAGTAAAAGCTACGGACTTAAGAGCCGGCGCAGCAATGGTTATAGCGGGTCTTATTGCAGACGGCACTACTGAAGTCTTAAGCATTGATCATATTGACAGAGGATATCCTAATATAGAAGATAAATTTAAAGCTTTAGGTGCTAACATAAAAAGAGTATCTTACGTGGAATAA
- a CDS encoding DUF1540 domain-containing protein: MNNGRNSSIGCIVNECRFHAKDTDYCTLDKIEVTKHEAMAKDVQCTDCGSFKKE; encoded by the coding sequence ATGAATAATGGTAGAAATTCTAGTATAGGATGTATAGTTAACGAATGTAGATTTCATGCAAAAGACACTGATTACTGCACACTTGATAAAATAGAAGTGACAAAACATGAAGCAATGGCTAAAGACGTACAATGTACCGACTGTGGAAGTTTTAAAAAGGAATAA
- a CDS encoding glutamine synthetase, with protein sequence MLKDLIYVIPKTMQSEDSLKELLTSHPEIKFVSLVGIDLSGNDTDEKIPIKIFLKDISGFLKGSIQTDGSSVVLPGIATLNNAKVDMVCDCDVNWYIDYNTNNIDPETDKPVGTLRIPCFFYHEHKAVDSRYVLKNCIQHFKTNLLNLFKEYPSSLSSFGLKYEDIDDVVATCATELEFWVNTPNNPAEIEELSTSQTLQEQYWTRTKGAVRTALEQTLSTMELYGLEPEMGHKEVGGIKSNIDDKGRFNHIMEQLEIDWKYSTAVQSVDNELLAKSIVKETFRNNGLEVTFLAKPIEGVAGSGEHTHIGIALKLKSGKIINLFSSTENHFLSIFGYASVMGILKNYEVINPLVSSTTDALRRLKPGFEAPVCIVTSIGHSVEIPSRNRSVLIGVVRDLENPLGTRFELRAPNPRTNTYLAVTGLYMAMLDGITYAVTNNKTEDDLLAELSKKPGEDASYLEKERAYRSEEDVFEDFTDEERAKFFGKAPATVYENLTAIDKYPEKKAVLTKADVLNDKLINSFKLGAIKRWLVELNHRILNEYINEIRGYKLLHSVDKALDLDVATWMKIDALKCYLMKDSYANKSLFSKIRIASEEENYEEVSNLQIEVEQKMSELRELYSIYKKNLLDI encoded by the coding sequence ATGTTAAAAGATTTAATCTATGTAATACCTAAGACTATGCAATCTGAAGATAGCTTAAAAGAACTATTAACTTCTCACCCTGAAATAAAATTTGTATCTCTTGTAGGTATAGATCTTTCAGGAAATGACACTGACGAGAAAATCCCTATTAAAATTTTTCTAAAAGATATCTCTGGATTTTTAAAAGGATCAATTCAAACTGATGGTTCATCTGTAGTTCTTCCAGGTATAGCTACACTAAATAATGCAAAAGTCGATATGGTATGTGATTGTGATGTGAATTGGTATATAGACTATAATACTAATAATATCGATCCTGAAACAGATAAACCTGTGGGAACACTTAGAATTCCATGCTTTTTCTATCATGAGCACAAAGCTGTAGATTCTAGATATGTACTAAAAAATTGTATACAACACTTTAAAACAAATCTTCTAAATTTATTCAAAGAATATCCAAGTTCCCTTTCTTCTTTCGGACTAAAATATGAAGATATAGATGATGTAGTTGCTACATGTGCAACAGAACTAGAATTCTGGGTAAATACTCCTAATAACCCTGCTGAAATCGAAGAATTATCCACATCCCAAACACTACAAGAACAATATTGGACCAGAACTAAAGGTGCAGTAAGAACTGCTTTGGAACAAACACTTTCAACTATGGAATTGTACGGATTGGAACCTGAAATGGGTCATAAAGAAGTAGGAGGAATAAAATCCAACATTGATGATAAGGGAAGATTTAATCATATAATGGAACAGCTTGAAATAGACTGGAAATATTCCACTGCAGTGCAATCTGTTGATAATGAATTACTTGCAAAGAGTATAGTTAAAGAAACTTTCAGAAATAACGGACTAGAGGTTACTTTCCTGGCTAAACCTATAGAAGGGGTTGCTGGTAGTGGAGAACATACTCACATAGGTATAGCATTAAAACTCAAAAGTGGTAAAATCATAAATCTATTTTCTTCTACTGAAAATCACTTTTTAAGTATTTTTGGCTATGCTTCAGTAATGGGAATACTTAAAAACTACGAGGTTATAAATCCTCTCGTTTCTTCTACAACTGATGCCTTAAGAAGATTAAAGCCTGGATTTGAAGCACCTGTTTGTATTGTAACATCTATAGGACATTCTGTTGAAATACCTTCGAGAAACAGATCTGTACTTATAGGAGTTGTAAGAGATTTAGAAAATCCTTTAGGTACAAGATTTGAACTTAGAGCACCAAATCCTCGTACTAATACTTATCTGGCTGTAACAGGACTATATATGGCTATGTTAGATGGAATAACCTATGCTGTAACTAATAATAAAACAGAAGATGATCTTTTAGCTGAGTTATCCAAAAAACCTGGAGAAGATGCGTCATATCTAGAAAAAGAAAGAGCTTATAGAAGTGAAGAAGATGTATTTGAAGACTTTACTGATGAAGAAAGAGCTAAGTTCTTCGGTAAAGCTCCTGCAACTGTATACGAAAACTTAACCGCCATTGATAAATATCCAGAAAAGAAAGCTGTATTAACTAAAGCTGATGTATTAAACGACAAATTAATAAACAGTTTTAAATTGGGTGCTATAAAAAGATGGCTAGTAGAACTAAATCATAGAATTTTAAATGAATACATTAATGAAATAAGAGGTTATAAACTGCTTCACTCTGTGGATAAAGCTTTAGATTTAGATGTAGCTACTTGGATGAAAATAGACGCTTTAAAATGCTATTTAATGAAAGACTCTTATGCTAATAAAAGCTTATTCTCCAAGATAAGGATTGCATCAGAGGAAGAAAACTATGAAGAAGTATCTAACCTTCAAATAGAAGTGGAACAAAAAATGTCAGAATTAAGAGAACTATACTCTATATACAAGAAAAATTTACTTGATATTTAA
- the murI gene encoding glutamate racemase, whose amino-acid sequence MDSEDRPIGFFDSGVGGISVLKEAVKILSNENFVYFGDSKMAPYGVRTVEEVKKLTFNAVEFLLKKNIKALVVACNTATSAAIIDLRKAYSKYMPIVGIEPALKPAVECNRKGNIIIMATPMTLAESKFNNLMKRYSNSNILPLPCSGLVELIEEGKTEGEEIEHYLEEKLIPLKGNGIAAVVLGCTHYPFIKKSISKVLNQDVLILDGSKGTVRQLKRQLIKYHIESNKSKIGKIKIFNSMNSQYIIKLSYKLLKE is encoded by the coding sequence GTGGATTCTGAGGATAGGCCAATTGGTTTTTTTGATTCAGGAGTGGGGGGAATAAGTGTATTAAAAGAAGCTGTTAAGATCTTATCAAATGAAAATTTTGTTTATTTTGGGGATTCAAAGATGGCACCTTATGGAGTGAGAACAGTGGAAGAGGTTAAAAAGCTCACATTTAATGCTGTAGAATTTTTATTAAAGAAAAATATAAAGGCCTTAGTAGTAGCCTGTAATACTGCTACTAGTGCAGCTATAATAGATTTGCGAAAGGCATATAGTAAATATATGCCTATAGTAGGTATAGAACCGGCCTTAAAACCTGCAGTAGAATGTAATAGAAAGGGAAATATAATAATAATGGCAACACCTATGACTCTAGCAGAAAGTAAATTCAATAATCTTATGAAAAGATATAGCAATTCAAATATCTTGCCCCTTCCATGTAGTGGTCTAGTAGAACTTATTGAGGAGGGAAAAACAGAAGGAGAGGAAATAGAACATTATTTGGAAGAAAAATTAATTCCTTTAAAAGGAAACGGAATTGCAGCAGTAGTACTTGGATGTACCCATTATCCTTTTATAAAAAAAAGTATATCTAAAGTTTTAAATCAGGATGTTCTAATACTTGATGGAAGTAAGGGGACTGTTAGGCAGTTGAAGAGGCAGCTTATTAAATATCATATAGAAAGCAATAAAAGTAAAATTGGAAAGATAAAGATATTTAATTCTATGAATAGTCAATATATAATAAAATTAAGTTATAAACTTTTAAAAGAGTAA
- a CDS encoding S24 family peptidase, whose amino-acid sequence MSRVGEKIKSARIELGISQKSLGKKLGVSEKFINEVELGRKIASQGIIDKLSKILGKNINDITMSFEEQAYEEEKNEKFSPVPKKEKIQVQDVWSEAFSSVLKKIPIYGYDINKVINFKQLPIINNKVEGYAQDKVIYLQIESNDMEGFRIQDGDLALGHITGEIENNSICLVEYSGKREVRQIKKLDNKKVLLISGRNSIRTETIEIKDLKIIAKLDKLEIKL is encoded by the coding sequence ATGAGTAGGGTAGGAGAAAAAATAAAATCTGCAAGAATAGAATTAGGGATTAGTCAAAAATCATTGGGCAAAAAATTAGGTGTATCAGAAAAGTTTATTAATGAAGTAGAATTAGGAAGGAAAATAGCAAGTCAAGGTATAATTGATAAATTATCTAAAATTTTAGGTAAAAATATAAATGATATAACCATGTCTTTCGAGGAACAGGCATATGAAGAAGAAAAAAATGAAAAATTTTCTCCTGTACCTAAAAAAGAAAAAATCCAGGTTCAGGATGTTTGGAGTGAAGCATTTAGTTCAGTTCTAAAAAAGATACCTATTTATGGATATGATATAAATAAAGTAATTAATTTTAAGCAGTTACCTATAATAAATAATAAAGTAGAAGGATATGCTCAAGACAAAGTAATTTACTTACAAATAGAAAGTAATGATATGGAAGGTTTCAGAATACAAGATGGAGATCTGGCTTTGGGGCATATAACCGGAGAAATAGAAAATAATTCCATATGTCTGGTTGAATATAGTGGAAAAAGGGAGGTAAGACAAATAAAAAAATTGGATAACAAAAAAGTTTTACTTATAAGTGGCAGAAATAGTATAAGAACTGAAACAATAGAAATTAAGGATTTAAAAATAATTGCAAAATTAGATAAGTTGGAAATAAAGTTATAA
- a CDS encoding heme NO-binding domain-containing protein: MKGTVIATWMRTCRKLYNDEIVNDAMNSVGWGSSKIFSPAENVNDREVKKVIEYIAKFNNEDTKELWRKIGVDNINAFYKDYPAFFRHENLYSFLRSMFDVHVAMTKKFPGAKPPLVTINPISSKTAVFEYKSERGMFDYLMGMIEGSAKFFGEKLKIEEIERNNNSVKFKFIFEKEIYYKRVYKFNKFLSFGIINNLGLKIGIINFIFCLIISILIFGLNDWFKSIVISILVFFASYISGSVLMRPKYLIIEAIDKINNGNYIEDGDIETNDFFEDIFNLLKKHKSIIKADFTGFKGVTDEMSTFVSNINEISNSMNSTSNEISDVVEQVANCAVEQAENTQNVVSVLNENIRHLNNIVEDENNNKLELEKSIDKINNSYENIDNTSKNILTTLQSFKEVNDKGLELQSKVKDITSIVSVVSEISEQTNLLALNASIEAARAGEQGKGFVVVAEEIRVLAEQSQGAVKDINSNLIKFVDEIKVLVDKIESQFDVLKGESENLKDVRNISYEATTAATAVAESMIKTIDKLNVQSEAISGIYENMESLAAIAQENSASSEEVSANVSSYTNEIKNLMSNIHEFKNITESFKTELYKYKI, from the coding sequence ATGAAAGGTACTGTTATTGCTACATGGATGAGAACCTGCAGAAAATTATATAATGATGAAATTGTAAATGATGCTATGAATTCAGTTGGGTGGGGGTCATCTAAGATATTTTCCCCTGCTGAAAATGTAAATGACAGAGAAGTAAAAAAGGTAATAGAATATATAGCAAAATTTAATAATGAAGATACAAAAGAGTTATGGAGAAAAATAGGTGTTGATAACATAAATGCCTTTTATAAAGATTATCCAGCCTTTTTTAGACATGAAAATTTATATTCATTTTTAAGATCAATGTTTGATGTTCATGTAGCTATGACTAAAAAATTTCCAGGGGCCAAGCCGCCTTTGGTGACGATTAATCCTATATCTTCAAAAACTGCTGTATTTGAGTATAAATCTGAAAGAGGTATGTTTGATTATCTTATGGGAATGATAGAGGGAAGTGCTAAGTTTTTTGGTGAAAAATTGAAGATAGAAGAAATAGAGAGAAATAATAATTCAGTAAAATTTAAATTTATTTTTGAGAAAGAAATATATTATAAGAGGGTATATAAGTTTAATAAATTTCTTTCATTTGGAATTATAAATAATCTGGGCTTAAAAATAGGAATAATTAATTTTATATTTTGTTTAATAATTTCTATTTTAATATTTGGATTAAATGATTGGTTTAAATCCATAGTTATTTCAATATTAGTTTTTTTTGCATCATATATTTCTGGCTCTGTACTTATGAGACCTAAATACCTCATAATAGAAGCTATAGATAAAATTAATAATGGTAATTATATTGAAGATGGAGATATAGAGACAAATGATTTTTTTGAAGATATATTTAATCTTCTTAAAAAGCATAAAAGTATTATTAAAGCGGACTTTACAGGATTTAAAGGTGTAACCGATGAGATGAGTACTTTTGTATCTAATATAAATGAAATATCTAATTCTATGAACAGTACTTCAAATGAAATATCGGATGTGGTGGAACAGGTGGCCAATTGTGCTGTAGAGCAGGCGGAAAATACCCAGAATGTGGTGTCTGTATTAAATGAGAATATAAGACATTTAAATAATATAGTGGAAGATGAAAACAATAATAAACTGGAATTAGAAAAATCAATAGATAAAATAAATAATAGTTATGAGAATATAGATAATACCAGCAAGAATATATTGACTACATTGCAGAGTTTTAAAGAGGTTAATGATAAAGGATTAGAGCTTCAATCAAAAGTGAAAGATATTACCAGTATAGTTTCAGTGGTGTCAGAAATTTCAGAACAGACTAATTTATTGGCACTGAATGCTTCCATTGAGGCGGCTCGAGCTGGAGAACAAGGGAAAGGATTTGTAGTAGTAGCAGAGGAGATTAGGGTTTTAGCAGAACAGTCTCAAGGTGCAGTTAAGGATATAAATTCTAATCTAATTAAATTTGTAGATGAAATAAAAGTATTGGTAGATAAAATAGAATCGCAATTTGATGTGCTTAAAGGGGAAAGTGAAAATTTAAAAGATGTTAGAAATATAAGCTATGAAGCAACTACTGCAGCGACAGCGGTAGCTGAATCTATGATAAAAACTATAGATAAATTAAATGTACAATCGGAAGCTATATCTGGAATATATGAAAATATGGAGTCTTTAGCTGCAATTGCACAGGAAAATTCAGCATCTTCTGAAGAAGTAAGTGCCAATGTATCAAGTTATACTAATGAAATTAAAAATCTTATGAGTAATATTCATGAATTTAAGAACATAACAGAGTCCTTTAAAACCGAATTATATAAATATAAAATATAA